In Treponema pectinovorum, a single genomic region encodes these proteins:
- a CDS encoding tripartite tricarboxylate transporter permease — MDFSLIASSFGQVFSLTTLLYTFLGAVGGILIGSIPGLTATMGIALLVPFTYGLDFVSGVAMLLGIFCGGMYGGSISAILIHTPGTPAAAATVLEGYPMGQRGEAGRALTISLFSSFVGGIIGALIMTFLSPYISNMALKFGPAEFFALAIFGLSVIVSISGKSIIKGLISACFGLLIGCVGIDKTCGYIRFFTFPGFYDGIPFIPALIGLFAVSEVLANFEHLLEGTVPEKVQRTYKTGNAIGNYLKSVVKNVIPSLADFKVIWPHMIKGGLIGTFIGAIPGAGGDIAAFVSYSEAKRTSKHPEKFGHGAPEGVAAAESANNGCSGGAMIPLLALGVPGDSNTAVLMGAFIMHGFQPGPMMYVEHLNIVYAVFGALLAANLAFLVVGMLGVNLFSKVINIQRYILIPCILVLSLVGSYAINQSMFDVFFAIVMGVVGYLLQKYGFSLSPILLSLILGPMSESNLRRYMQIVDGNFFKIFSRPICLLFFTLAILSLITAVLNQRKIERNERQELESNNKV, encoded by the coding sequence ATGGATTTTTCTTTGATTGCATCTAGTTTTGGACAGGTTTTTTCTTTAACTACTTTGCTTTATACATTTTTAGGTGCAGTGGGCGGAATTTTGATAGGCTCTATTCCAGGCTTAACAGCAACTATGGGAATTGCACTGTTAGTTCCGTTTACTTATGGATTGGATTTCGTTTCTGGGGTTGCAATGCTCTTGGGAATTTTCTGCGGCGGTATGTATGGTGGTTCAATATCTGCCATATTGATACATACTCCTGGAACTCCTGCGGCAGCAGCAACGGTTTTGGAAGGCTACCCAATGGGGCAACGAGGCGAAGCAGGAAGAGCGCTCACAATTTCGCTTTTTTCATCGTTTGTCGGTGGAATAATTGGTGCTTTGATAATGACCTTCCTTTCGCCATATATTTCCAACATGGCACTCAAATTTGGACCTGCAGAGTTCTTTGCACTGGCAATTTTTGGCTTGAGCGTAATTGTTTCTATCTCTGGTAAATCTATAATTAAGGGATTGATAAGCGCCTGCTTTGGACTTTTAATTGGTTGTGTTGGAATAGACAAAACCTGCGGATACATAAGATTTTTTACCTTCCCAGGCTTTTATGACGGAATTCCTTTTATTCCTGCATTGATTGGACTTTTTGCGGTGAGCGAAGTTCTTGCAAATTTTGAACATTTGCTTGAAGGAACAGTTCCAGAAAAAGTTCAAAGGACATATAAAACAGGAAATGCGATTGGAAATTATTTAAAATCTGTTGTAAAAAATGTTATTCCAAGCCTTGCGGATTTTAAAGTCATCTGGCCTCACATGATAAAAGGTGGATTGATAGGAACATTCATCGGTGCAATACCAGGAGCTGGTGGCGATATAGCAGCCTTTGTTTCTTATAGCGAAGCAAAACGAACTTCTAAACATCCAGAAAAATTTGGGCACGGCGCACCAGAAGGAGTTGCAGCAGCAGAATCTGCAAACAACGGTTGTTCAGGTGGAGCGATGATTCCTCTTCTTGCGTTGGGAGTTCCGGGAGATTCTAATACTGCGGTTTTGATGGGCGCATTCATAATGCACGGTTTCCAGCCAGGACCTATGATGTATGTGGAACATTTGAACATAGTTTATGCAGTTTTTGGAGCACTTCTTGCGGCAAATCTTGCATTCTTGGTAGTTGGAATGTTGGGTGTAAACCTGTTTTCAAAAGTTATAAATATTCAACGGTACATCTTAATTCCTTGTATTTTGGTTCTTTCTTTGGTGGGTTCTTATGCAATAAACCAAAGCATGTTCGATGTATTTTTTGCAATAGTCATGGGCGTTGTAGGCTATCTATTGCAGAAGTACGGATTCAGCCTTTCACCAATCTTGCTTTCCCTTATTTTAGGACCAATGTCAGAATCAAATCTCAGACGCTATATGCAGATAGTAGACGGTAATTTCTTCAAGATTTTCTCAAGACCAATCTGTCTCTTGTTCTTTACACTTGCGATTCTTTCGCTCATAACTGCTGTATTGAACCAGCGCAAGATTGAAAGGAATGAAAGGCAGGAACTTGAATCTAATAACAAAGTTTGA
- a CDS encoding DUF975 family protein — protein MVIQRSELKSLAKAQIKGNIATFFGIIVIYSVIFAVAAFIPVAPVVLQGPIYLGAALFMMEVVRTKKGQFNTAFLGFKQFGTSFVASLLMDIFTFLWTLLFIIPGFVACLKYSMTYYIIADNPKLSAMEAIKKSKMMMQGHKTELFVLLLSFFWWYVLCFITFGIAGIYVAPYVNATVVNFYEKLKVEENTVILN, from the coding sequence ATGGTAATTCAACGCAGCGAATTAAAGTCCCTTGCAAAAGCACAAATAAAAGGCAATATTGCAACTTTTTTTGGAATAATTGTTATTTATTCTGTTATTTTTGCAGTTGCAGCCTTTATTCCAGTTGCACCAGTAGTATTGCAAGGTCCAATCTATCTTGGTGCTGCCTTATTTATGATGGAAGTTGTTAGAACAAAAAAAGGTCAATTTAACACTGCTTTTTTAGGTTTTAAACAATTTGGAACTTCTTTTGTCGCAAGCCTGCTCATGGATATTTTTACTTTTTTATGGACGCTTCTATTCATAATTCCGGGATTTGTAGCCTGCCTAAAATATTCTATGACTTATTACATAATTGCAGACAATCCTAAACTTTCTGCAATGGAAGCGATTAAAAAATCCAAGATGATGATGCAAGGCCATAAAACTGAACTGTTTGTGCTTCTGTTAAGCTTTTTCTGGTGGTATGTTCTTTGCTTTATAACCTTTGGTATTGCAGGAATTTATGTTGCGCCGTATGTAAATGCAACTGTCGTAAATTTTTACGAAAAATTAAAAGTGGAAGAAAATACTGTGATTTT
- a CDS encoding tripartite tricarboxylate transporter TctB family protein, whose amino-acid sequence MKIANIVSAIIGMLYSLTAFLMTFTFKEFTNVPVGPEFFPRILAVALFVCCFILLVSTLLKKDDGQKAPTISPLNKDMQKCLLALLVIIVYAILWEIVGFIIATPLALFVMMLILGQRKYLFMAGISVAATTVIFLAFKFLLQIEMPMGFLEDLF is encoded by the coding sequence ATGAAAATAGCCAATATAGTTTCTGCAATAATAGGAATGCTTTATTCTTTGACTGCATTTCTAATGACCTTTACATTTAAAGAATTTACAAATGTCCCTGTTGGCCCAGAATTTTTCCCAAGAATTTTGGCAGTGGCGCTTTTTGTATGTTGTTTTATATTATTAGTTTCGACTCTGTTAAAAAAAGATGACGGACAAAAAGCCCCTACGATAAGCCCTTTAAATAAAGACATGCAAAAATGTCTTCTTGCTCTCTTAGTTATCATAGTTTATGCAATTTTATGGGAAATTGTAGGTTTTATAATTGCAACTCCTCTTGCACTTTTTGTGATGATGTTGATATTAGGGCAGAGAAAGTATCTTTTTATGGCAGGGATTTCTGTTGCTGCGACCACTGTAATCTTTTTAGCGTTCAAATTCCTCTTGCAGATAGAAATGCCTATGGGATTCTTAGAAGATTTGTTCTAA
- a CDS encoding methyl-accepting chemotaxis protein — MKKRFSMRNKLLLVFGLLIAFATTTEGFLAIRTARKAVIEKIETHLIDKATDTAEIIDGRIDAFWKVLEGIARTPTMRDAKVSNFEKARFLEKEASINSQILDLYFTDTQGAIYLSDGTTSDTSKDPYFKASIAGKNFLSEPYVGSISKKFVMDVSVPVRDESSKIIGVVIATVDGLILSEQIKDIVVGQTGYCYVLGLTGNIVGHKNSELVKNKWNSVEESKKDSSFLDNAKFEKHAMATDESSVWYYHYYQVDKIASYATLKSTDWTLIIAAPVEEFMGTVNVLTRSMWVTGIAILLIALVIVFFIARKILKPISIVVAALKDIAHGEGDLTVSLPVTGNDEIADLSTYFNEMIEKLRNSVKQVGASSIDMQDIGNELASNMTETASAVHEISSNIEGIKKQADIQANSVKDTASTMEEIIRTITQLNNSIENQAASVAQSSSAVEQMVANIASITQTLDKTNDLIKTLAASTADGNKSITGATVVTQKIAEESGSLIEASNVIQHIASQTNLLAMNAAIEAAHAGEAGKGFAVVADEIRKLAEESSAQGRTITETLKTLSGEIEELSNSSQTAGEKFNAIFSLSEQVKDMSNKLMGAMREQENGSKEVLEAIKTINTVTMEVKTGSAEMLRGGEGVAEEMRKLDDLTSVIVGSMDEMATGAVQISNAVQDVNEITQKNKESIGNLAREVQRFKV, encoded by the coding sequence ATGAAAAAACGTTTTTCAATGCGCAACAAATTGTTGCTTGTTTTTGGGCTATTAATAGCATTTGCTACAACTACAGAAGGATTTCTTGCTATACGAACAGCAAGAAAGGCGGTAATAGAAAAAATCGAAACACACCTTATAGACAAGGCAACCGACACTGCAGAAATTATAGATGGTAGGATTGACGCTTTTTGGAAAGTTTTGGAAGGCATCGCTCGAACTCCAACTATGCGCGATGCAAAAGTGTCAAATTTTGAAAAAGCTAGATTTCTCGAAAAAGAAGCAAGCATAAATTCTCAAATTCTCGATTTGTATTTTACAGATACGCAAGGGGCTATATATCTTTCAGACGGCACAACTTCAGATACTTCAAAAGACCCGTATTTTAAAGCGAGCATTGCTGGCAAAAATTTTTTGAGCGAACCTTACGTAGGAAGCATAAGCAAAAAATTCGTCATGGATGTTTCTGTTCCAGTTCGTGATGAATCAAGTAAAATAATAGGAGTTGTAATTGCAACTGTTGATGGTTTAATCCTGTCAGAGCAGATAAAAGATATTGTAGTAGGGCAAACAGGCTATTGTTATGTTCTTGGCTTGACTGGCAATATTGTTGGTCATAAAAACTCCGAATTGGTAAAAAATAAGTGGAACTCAGTGGAAGAATCAAAAAAGGATTCAAGTTTTTTGGATAATGCAAAATTTGAAAAGCACGCAATGGCTACAGACGAAAGTTCTGTTTGGTATTATCATTATTATCAAGTGGACAAGATTGCTTCTTATGCGACGTTGAAATCTACAGATTGGACTCTTATTATTGCTGCCCCCGTAGAAGAATTTATGGGAACTGTTAATGTATTAACTCGAAGCATGTGGGTAACAGGAATTGCAATTCTATTGATAGCACTTGTTATAGTCTTTTTTATTGCCAGAAAAATTCTAAAACCGATAAGTATAGTTGTTGCCGCACTAAAAGATATTGCTCATGGTGAAGGAGATTTAACAGTCAGTTTGCCAGTTACTGGTAACGATGAAATAGCAGATTTATCAACTTATTTTAACGAAATGATAGAAAAGCTTAGAAATTCAGTTAAGCAGGTTGGCGCAAGTTCAATTGATATGCAGGATATTGGCAATGAGCTTGCAAGCAATATGACAGAAACTGCGAGCGCAGTACACGAAATAAGTTCAAATATTGAAGGCATAAAAAAACAGGCAGATATACAGGCAAACAGTGTAAAAGATACCGCTTCTACAATGGAAGAAATCATCCGCACTATTACTCAACTAAACAACAGCATAGAAAATCAAGCAGCTAGCGTTGCACAATCTTCTTCGGCAGTCGAGCAAATGGTTGCAAATATCGCTTCTATAACACAAACCCTTGATAAAACAAATGACTTAATAAAAACATTGGCAGCATCCACCGCAGACGGAAATAAAAGCATCACAGGTGCTACGGTAGTAACTCAAAAAATTGCAGAAGAATCTGGCAGTTTAATTGAAGCAAGCAATGTTATTCAGCATATTGCAAGTCAGACTAATCTTTTGGCAATGAATGCTGCAATAGAAGCCGCCCATGCAGGTGAAGCTGGCAAAGGATTTGCAGTTGTAGCAGATGAAATTAGAAAACTTGCAGAAGAATCGAGCGCGCAGGGTAGAACAATTACAGAAACTCTTAAAACCCTTTCAGGCGAAATTGAAGAACTTTCGAATTCTTCACAAACGGCAGGAGAAAAATTCAATGCCATCTTTAGCCTTTCCGAGCAGGTAAAAGATATGAGTAATAAGCTTATGGGAGCAATGCGCGAACAAGAAAACGGTAGCAAAGAAGTTCTTGAAGCGATAAAAACAATCAACACTGTAACAATGGAAGTAAAAACTGGTTCTGCAGAAATGTTGCGTGGTGGAGAAGGAGTTGCAGAAGAAATGCGCAAACTTGATGATTTAACTTCTGTAATAGTTGGCAGTATGGACGAAATGGCAACAGGAGCCGTTCAAATTAGCAATGCAGTGCAAGATGTAAACGAAATTACTCAAAAAAATAAAGAAAGTATAGGAAATCTTGCGCGAGAGGTGCAAAGGTTCAAGGTATAA